The genomic stretch AGTTTGGAGTTCGAAGGTGAGTTTGTCATCAATGATAGTCCCCAGGTACTTGTACTGGTGCAGCACCTGAACAGCCTGgttgttaataaaaacaggGATTATTCCTGAAATCCACTGTCATTTCTTTAGTCTTTAGAACATTAATGTCCAGGAAGGATGACCTAcaccagtctgtgaattcagtCAGGACAGGGCCGTGATCTGGGTCATCAGTGCTCAGGAGGGAAACGATCACAGAGTCATCTGCAAACTTGATGATGTGTCGGTTCTCACGTCTGCTTTGACACTCATTTGTGAATAGTAcaaataaaaggggagaaaggaCACATCCCTGGGGTGATCCAGTGGAGGAATCAAGAACATCTGATACGATGCCATTTGCTCTCACACGCTGTGACCTTCTTGTTAAAAATTCCATCAGCCAGCATATAAGACCACTGTCAAtgttgtggatggacttgagccTATCTGCTAAGATGTGTGGTTGTATGCAattgaaatcaataaaaactagGTGTGTGAGGGACTTCGCCCCCTCAAGGTGTGTCAGGACTGTGTTTAACAAAGTGCCCATTGCGTCCTCAACACCCCTACCTGACCTATATGCAAATTGTAATGGATCCAAATCTGCTtccacagtttttaaaagtcagtCCTTTACAATCTTCACAAATTACTTCATTACAAGAGAGGTAAGCGCTATAGGTCTAAAGTCACTGAGTGCTTTAGGAAAAGGATTTTTGGGCACAGGTACAATTATGGAATCTTTCCATAAACAAGGAACTCTGTGAATGTGGAGAgacaatttaaagataaaacagaagATCCCTGCCAGCTCTACAGCACAGTTCTTTAGGATGCGCCCTCCAATTCTATCACGTCCTGGACTTTTCCTTTCCCTGACGCTACGGAAGTGTCTCAGGACCATGCCCTCATCAACATCGATGCTGGCCTGCCCTGGGGAAAcgtttttaaaagttgactgTTCCTTACTGAAGTCGCGGTCGTTAAATGgattaaagaaaaagttcagTTCATTGGACAGTTCAACATCAAGCTTGTCATCAAGGGAGATTGTACATTTCTTAGATTGTATCCCCATTATAGATTTCACACCCTCCCATGCAGGTCGTGAATATCCAGAAATGAACATTTCATCTACTTTGTCCTTGTAGCTATGCTTTGCAAGCTTTATTTcgatattattttgtttttgtagttccCTGTACTGAGTCATATCCCCTTTATTAAAACTGATATTTAGTTGGATAATTGTGCTCTTGACAGACTTAGAAATCCATGGCTTATTATTTGGATAGATGGAGACTCATTTTTGGGGGATGACCAAATCCTTGCAGAAGGTGATGTAAGCTGACACAGTCTCTGTGAGCTCATCAATGTCAGTACAGTTAACTTTAAACAGGTCCCAGTCTGTGCAAGAATAACAGTCCTGGAGACATTTAACTGATTCCTTCGACCAGACCGGAACCAATCTTTGTTCTGGCTTGTTCCTCTTCAGGACCGATTTGTAGGACGGAGCCAAATAGATGACGTAGTGGTCAGACGTACCAAGCGGAGATCTCCGAAGGGATTTATACGCTCCTGTCACAGATCCATAGCAAAGGTCCAGTGTTTTTGTGAGACGTGTCGGACAGGTCATGTACTGGTAGAAGTTACATAAGGACTTCTCTGGTTTACAATGATTAAAATCACCCATTACAAAGTTCGGTCAGGGAATCAAGGCAGACATGACATCTCAACGATTTGTATCAAAATATTACAGAAATGtactaaatacacacaaatagatAAAACTTACTTTCTTGTCAGGGAGACGCACACAAAGGAACCACGAGGACGCAAACAATACCACTCTGGAAACTTGTAACCAGTCTATACATCTAACTTGGTCCAGGAGAAAGGCCAGAAAGAACGATTCCACTGAGAAGCCATTATAAAAGAGGGAGGAGCTAAcgctaaacacaatataattggAGACTGCTATGATGGATTGCTCCTGGACCAATGAACACTAAgcactaataaaacacagaattaaagggaaagcaacacaaaatgtgataccCAAAGACAGTTTTCTACACAAAGCATCAAGTGAGATTTTTACCTTTGTGAAAGGTTTCTTTGAATCTCGAAGGAGGGCGGCCTTCCAGGTGAGCAGACGAGCGCTCTCCACCGCCACGTTCATGTCGGCAAGTTTGAACTAAACCAGGTGGAAAAAAACTCAAGATGATTTATCTATGAAGCAGGAACATCAAAGATCCTGTTTCCATTCTCTAAAAACTGATGAGGTGCGTGGTTACCTGTACGGCCTGCAGTTTTCCGATGGGCGCTCCGAAAGCGATGCGTTTGTGTGCGTAGTCTGCGGCGCAGTCCAGAGAGGCCTGAGCGATACCGAGAGCCTGAGCGGCGATACCGATCCTCCCGCTGTCCAGAGTTTGCTGAGCGGGGCAGAGAGGTGAAGACTTCACTAATCGTAATGTTATCATTAGACAAAACACGTGCTCGCTGCAGGTCACTTAGCACGCCGCTGTCAACTGCGTTTCCTGAATACGGTCTTTAACGACTCGCCAGGCGGGGAATCTGAATCCTCTAAccgaatcagaatcagaatttattTGGCAAAGGATTCAGCTCTCGTTCCGACATGTTGGCTGCTCTAGTTACCATGGCGATCTTGAATCCTGCACCTCGAGGACCCAGCATGTTCCCCAGCGGCACCCTGCAGTCCTCCAGGATGATGTTGGCCGTGGACGTGGCTTTGATGCCCAGCTTGTCCTCCTTCTTCCCCAGAGAGAGGCCCGGGTGAGGCATCGGGATCAGGAAGGCGCTGATGCCCTGCAGACACAACGAGGGCACGCTCTGTGGTCACACTGcgttctgagtgtgtgtgtgtgtgtgtgtgtgtgtgtgtgtgtgtgtgtgtgtgtgtgtgtgtgtgtgtcaccttgTGTTTGAGCTTCTTGTCCGTGGTGGCGAACACGACGGTGGCCGCGGCGTCCCAGCTGTTGGTGATCCAGGCTTTGGTTCCGTTCAGCACCCACTCGTCTCCCTCCTGACGAGCCACCGTGGACGCCGCGCCCGCGTCGCTGCCGTTACCTGGAGGAGACGTGCAGATCAGTTTAGAGACACAGGTGgctaactttattttaaaatggcgTCTTTAAGACTCCTCAGTTTTTATCCCTCGTCTCATTAGGGGCGTGAACACGTGCGTGAGGCGTGGCGTTTACCCGGCTCGCTGAGGGCGAAGCAGCCCACCTTCTCCCCGGTGGTGAACGGCGTGATCCACTCCGTCTTCTGTTCCTCTGTGCCGAACTTCAGGACGGGTCCGATGTAGAGTGACTGCGAGGAAGAAGACGCGCACAGAGGTAAACACgacaacatcacaacacaaagatACGTTGCTATGGCGACCGACCGGGCTCACGTTGTTAACGGACACCACGCATCCCGTGCTGGCGCAGCCTCTGCTGATCTCCTCCACCGCCAAACTGTACGCCAGGTAGTCCATCCCGGCTCCGCCCAGCTCCTCCGGGACCTCCATGGCCATCACGCCCATCGCTCCCAGCTCCTGAACCTGAAAGagaactgtttgtttttcctgaagTATCCAAAGTATCAAAacgatatttaaaaaaaaaccacccCGAACGTTTGGGGCGCAAAACGGGCCTCATGATCGTCTGGTGTGTAGCcagcagaggtgtaaagagtattttagtgtttttagttttattattctgaggctgTTTAGTCTCAAAgaaacctgagatgaaagataatccacttattgttttaaaatgagcctttatgagtttaaatattagatgttttattctctgtttgtttacctcttaGCTCCTGAAGCTTCTGACCaatctgtttggtttgaagtatttattttcacacatctgagatgtGTTAAATTACAGCAGCTTATAACACCCAACTTCCTCAtgtctttttcaaaataaaagcacatcagaGATGGCAAttagggacttttattgtgaaaaactttcccgaactaaatgtgtttatcgctcggaacttaacagaaaacctacttaagtaaaagtacagattttaaaaacgacttaaaaagTCGTAAGTACAGcaaaaaactactcaattacagtaacgtgtgtgtgtgagtgtgtgtgtgagagagtgagtgagtgtgagtgtgagtgtgagtgtgagtgtgagagtgagtgtgagagtgagtgagtgagtgtgagtgtgagtgagtgtgagtgtgagtgtgagagtgagtgagtgagtgagtgagtgagtgtgagtgtgagtgtgagtgtgtgagtgagagtgagtgagtgagtgagtgagtgagagtgtgagtgtgagtgtgagtgagtgtgagtgtgagtgtgagtgtgagtgtgagtgtgagtgtgtgtgtgtgtgtgtgtgtgtgtgtgtgtgtatacctgtttcaGGGGAAAGGCATGCTCTCTGTCTAGTCTGCCAGCGATGGGGGTCAGTTCTCTGTCGGCGAAGTCTCTGCAGGTTTGTCTGAGGATCTGATGAGTGTCCGGTAACTCGGCCAGCGCAGAGAAACTGCGACAACCGCTGAGACACAAGCCCAGAGCTGAGGGAGAGGAACAGAGTCCAGACACTGCATACTAATTCAAATGATTCACAGACAACTGAAcgttgtgctggcttcacatgcaaacaggaagcagcaacaactgtcaggtttttcaaattaaaaggttgaaactgaagtgtaagagttGTACTTTTGATCTCACAGAAGGAGATGCTCTATCTcatctgaacgtcgtcatggagacgatttatggacacttcttacagttctgTCTGAACGTCTTCATAGAGAGACTTTGTGAGCTGATAACATTGAAAGCACCCAACGATCCGTCTTCATCGGTGACATGGATCAGCGCCGTCAGTCCGACATGTAAATTACATCAATGTCAGACCAGATACGGATATTTGATCCGATCTGTCACTTCTCTTCAAATAATCCAGCGATGCAGAGACAGTCTGGCTCACTGATCGTGTTCACATCATGTGAGaagacatgtttgtttggttCATGTTGTGATGGGGTCAGTTTAGGTCTGAAGATAGAGCGAGTAGAGATAACGCTTCAGCTGTTACTGATATATTATCAATAAGCTGGTGTTACGTTTAGAAACACGGAGAGGATAGTTGGCAGTGTAATATAACAGCTCTTATGTTTGTGTCACAGGGTGCTTCACATTAGCCTCAACTTTCTGACGGTGAAGACGGTGCGCCTTAAGGGTCAAAATGGTTATTAAACGCGATTAGCAAAgataaatatattaatatttaactTTTCGTCACTttctctgcatttttctttattccGTTATTGCTGCTCTTTTCTCCCACTTTCCTCGAGTCCTTGAACGCCTCACATGCTCACCGGTTAGCTTTATCTTATTTAGGTGAAAGGTTAACCTCACTTTCAGTCACCTTCGTGTCACTTTGACAGGTTTAAAACAccttaaaataaagaagagcCGGTCTTAAAGTACCTGACAACTATTTCAAAATAATGTCTTCACTGAATTTTAGTCTGTCAGTAAATGTTTTGAAGCTAACTGGCTAACTTGTAACCTTACCTAACCAGCCGAGGAGCTAGCTGTCAGAAACAAGGTAACCATTAGCTGACGTCACGTCTTCTTACAGCTACGTCACTTTTTCACCGACTGTAGTTCGGGTTCATGCGGTCCTTCACGAGAGCATTTCACTCATTATTagtgtttttattcttaatgTGCTCACCTCTTCTTGC from Labrus bergylta chromosome 17, fLabBer1.1, whole genome shotgun sequence encodes the following:
- the acads gene encoding short-chain specific acyl-CoA dehydrogenase, mitochondrial isoform X1, with amino-acid sequence MAALFRARRALGLCLSGCRSFSALAELPDTHQILRQTCRDFADRELTPIAGRLDREHAFPLKQVQELGAMGVMAMEVPEELGGAGMDYLAYSLAVEEISRGCASTGCVVSVNNSLYIGPVLKFGTEEQKTEWITPFTTGEKVGCFALSEPGNGSDAGAASTVARQEGDEWVLNGTKAWITNSWDAAATVVFATTDKKLKHKGISAFLIPMPHPGLSLGKKEDKLGIKATSTANIILEDCRVPLGNMLGPRGAGFKIAMQTLDSGRIGIAAQALGIAQASLDCAADYAHKRIAFGAPIGKLQAVQFKLADMNVAVESARLLTWKAALLRDSKKPFTKEAAMAKLAASEAATFCSHQAIQVLGGMGYVSDMPAERHYRDARITEIYEGTSEIQRLVIAGQILKEYQA
- the acads gene encoding short-chain specific acyl-CoA dehydrogenase, mitochondrial isoform X2, whose amino-acid sequence is MGVMAMEVPEELGGAGMDYLAYSLAVEEISRGCASTGCVVSVNNSLYIGPVLKFGTEEQKTEWITPFTTGEKVGCFALSEPGNGSDAGAASTVARQEGDEWVLNGTKAWITNSWDAAATVVFATTDKKLKHKGISAFLIPMPHPGLSLGKKEDKLGIKATSTANIILEDCRVPLGNMLGPRGAGFKIAMQTLDSGRIGIAAQALGIAQASLDCAADYAHKRIAFGAPIGKLQAVQFKLADMNVAVESARLLTWKAALLRDSKKPFTKEAAMAKLAASEAATFCSHQAIQVLGGMGYVSDMPAERHYRDARITEIYEGTSEIQRLVIAGQILKEYQA